The following proteins come from a genomic window of Diceros bicornis minor isolate mBicDic1 chromosome 4, mDicBic1.mat.cur, whole genome shotgun sequence:
- the MCL1 gene encoding induced myeloid leukemia cell differentiation protein Mcl-1: MFGLKRNAVIGLNLYCGGAGLAAGSGGGASSSGGRLLAAGKEATARREGGGGEAGASPPATLAPDALKVARPSPIGAEGPDVIAPPARLLFFAPTRCASPPEGMEAPAADAIMSPEEELDGYEPEPLGKRPAVLPLRQLVREASNGLCTNGSLPSTPPSAEEEEEDELYRQSLEIISRYLREQATGAKDTKPMGGSGAASRKALETLRRVGDGVQRNHETAFQGMLRKLDIKNEDDVKSISRVMVHVFSDGVTNWGRIVTLISFGAFVAKHLKSINQESCIEPLAESITDVLVRTKRDWLVKQRGWDGFVEFFRVEDLEGSIRNVLLACAGVAGVGAGLAYLIR; the protein is encoded by the exons ATGTTTGGCCTCAAAAGAAACGCAGTAATCGGACTCAACCTCTACTGTGGGGGCGCCGGGTTGGCGgccggcagcggcggcggcgcctCCTCTTCGGGAGGGCGGCTTTTGGCTGCGGGGAAGGAGGCCACGGCCCGgcgagagggagggggaggggaagccgGCGCGAGCCCCCCGGCCACTCTCGCGCCGGACGCCCTGAAGGTCGCGCGGCCCTCGCCCATTGGCGCCGAGGGCCCCGACGTCATCGCGCCCCCCGCGAGGCTGCTGTTCTTCGCGCCCACCCGCTGCGCGTCGCCGCCTGAAGGAATGGAAGCCCCCGCCGCCGACGCCATCATGTCGCCCGAGGAGGAGCTGGATGGGTACGAGCCGGAGCCTCTGGGGAAGCGGCCGGCTGTCCTGCCCTTGCGGCAGTTGGTCCGGGAAGCCAGCAATGGCCTCTGCACGAACGGCTCACTCCCCTCGACGCcgccctcagcagaggaggaggaggaggacgagtTGTACCGGCAATCGCTGGAGATCATCTCTCGGTACCTTCGGGAACAGGCAACCGGCGCCAAGGACACGAAGCCAATGGGCGGGTCTGGGGCCGCCAGCCGGAAGGCGTTAGAGACCCTGCGACGGGTCGGGGACGGAGTGCAGCGCAACCACGAGACGGCCTTCCAAG GCATGCTTCGGAAACTGGACATCAAAAATGAAGACGATGTCAAATCTATTTCTCGAGTGATGGTCCACGTTTTCAGTGACGGAGTAACAAACTGGGGCAGGATTGTGACTCTTATTTCTTTTGGTGCCTTTGTGGCCAAACACTTGAAGAGTATAAACCAAGAAAGCTGCATCGAACCATTAGCAGAAAGCATCACAGATGTCCTAGTAAGGACAAAACGAGACTGGCTAGTCAAACAAAGAGGCTGG gatgGGTTTGTGGAGTTCTTCCGTGTAGAGGACCTAGAAGGCAGCATCAGAAATGTGCTGCTGGCTTGTGCAGGTGTTGCTGGAGTAGGAGCTGGTTTGGCATATCTAATAAGATAG